The proteins below are encoded in one region of Paenibacillus sp. YYML68:
- a CDS encoding helicase-related protein has product MNEVINSNEHLITRINEVLKDRKDSIVNIINDKLTLSVFSELSKNLHNVKQINFIIRDTAFIPSAREIAREFEIAFNSSDLFFNSYEITEKNKLKHFVKAKSMYDFIKKHVNVRKTRTPQLVTGNLIIIDEEFQIQGSSSLELSRKAVRGALPRVNFDTFITNSMDNAQILNNKAKFEALWNNNQYTEDFKDQILQSLSYVYKEYSPEFLYYFTLNELFGEQLDNGIDRFERDSISFKKTKIWDSLFDFQKDAVVSAIQKINKYNGCIIADSVGLGKTFEALAVIKYFELRQDNVLVLTPAKLYDNWNSFKSPYRDNQFIDDRFNYKILFHTDLSRTKGMSRSGMDLSRVDWSKFDLIVIDESHNFRNRVENEEHETRYQRLMNEVIKKGSNTKVLLLSATPVNNSLTDLKNQLSIITTDKDHAFEEQGIASVSSLLRRTQKELNDWLESDNRSKNALIDRLPADFFKLLEMLTISRSRKHITGYYGSDKVGKFPQKRKPDTHTPPIDECKELLNFGQTNEVLESLKLAVYSPMSYIRSEHKAYYREKYQTVRGDRVLFYHESRELITAKLHRFNLFKRLESSVFSFGETIRRLISRIDGYIDVISRHESGDVSLEGEEVLDDGTTLDYKYEIKVEHLLTADFLEDLFYDKSILDRLYDDVMTVLNNRRDAKLKELETIISNKIITTPFNPGNRKILIFSAFADTANYLYDSIAKECSKHGVNVACVTGSGNPRSTVKGLAEFNQVLSHFSPRSKMGQELPHEQQIDVLIGTDCISEGQNLQDCDCVINFDIQWNPVVLIQRFGRVDRIGSKNQQIAMINFFPAVELNDYLQLEQRVKGKMLGVNLTSTGDEDLLSPEMNDFMFRKKQLERLQEEVVDMDDLNDNISLTDLNMNDYLYELAGYIKEHPEIKQVPKGIYSLVDGGTKGTLFCFKHQSDTSKPNNESSLYPYYIMYMTEAGEVHFGNANAREALKEFRRLAYDKSAPIADLFNKFNKETRNAENMSKYSTLLNKAIKAIQGEEDKNAQISIFDFSGYNNEFANSSSDDFELISFLVVE; this is encoded by the coding sequence TTGAATGAAGTCATCAATTCCAATGAACATCTAATCACAAGGATCAATGAAGTACTAAAGGACAGGAAAGACAGTATTGTTAATATCATTAACGATAAGCTAACCCTTTCTGTCTTTTCAGAGCTTTCGAAAAACCTTCATAACGTGAAGCAGATCAACTTCATCATTCGTGATACAGCCTTCATTCCATCGGCCAGAGAGATAGCTAGAGAATTCGAGATAGCATTCAACAGCTCGGACTTATTCTTTAATTCGTATGAGATCACGGAGAAGAATAAGCTAAAGCATTTCGTAAAAGCAAAGTCCATGTATGACTTCATCAAGAAACATGTCAATGTTCGGAAGACTAGAACTCCTCAACTGGTAACGGGCAACCTGATTATTATTGATGAAGAGTTTCAGATACAGGGCTCTTCCTCCCTTGAATTATCGAGGAAAGCTGTGCGCGGCGCATTGCCAAGAGTGAATTTCGATACATTCATTACGAATTCAATGGATAATGCTCAAATATTAAACAATAAGGCAAAGTTCGAGGCTCTTTGGAACAACAATCAGTATACGGAAGACTTTAAGGATCAAATCCTGCAGAGTCTCAGCTATGTATATAAAGAGTATTCGCCTGAGTTTCTTTACTACTTCACGCTGAACGAGCTGTTTGGAGAGCAACTCGATAATGGTATTGACCGCTTCGAACGAGACAGCATCAGCTTCAAGAAGACCAAGATATGGGATAGCTTGTTCGACTTTCAGAAGGATGCCGTTGTCTCTGCAATTCAAAAGATAAACAAGTATAATGGCTGCATCATTGCGGATAGTGTCGGTCTTGGTAAGACATTCGAAGCATTAGCGGTGATTAAGTACTTCGAGCTTCGACAAGACAATGTCCTGGTTCTTACACCAGCGAAGCTCTATGATAACTGGAATTCGTTCAAGAGTCCGTACCGCGACAATCAATTCATTGATGATCGCTTCAACTATAAGATTCTCTTCCATACCGATTTATCAAGAACGAAGGGAATGTCCAGAAGCGGGATGGACTTATCTCGCGTTGATTGGAGCAAATTTGATCTGATTGTCATAGATGAATCTCATAACTTCCGCAATCGTGTTGAAAACGAGGAACACGAGACGCGGTATCAGCGACTGATGAACGAGGTCATTAAAAAGGGGTCAAACACGAAAGTGTTGCTCCTCTCTGCGACACCTGTAAACAATTCTTTGACCGATCTTAAGAACCAGCTGAGCATCATTACAACAGATAAGGACCATGCATTTGAGGAACAAGGTATTGCAAGTGTGTCGTCATTGTTGAGAAGGACTCAAAAGGAGCTAAATGATTGGCTCGAATCCGACAACCGTTCCAAGAACGCACTTATCGACAGACTCCCTGCTGATTTCTTTAAGCTGCTTGAAATGCTGACGATATCCCGCAGCAGAAAACACATTACGGGATACTACGGCAGCGATAAGGTTGGAAAGTTCCCTCAGAAACGGAAGCCTGATACGCATACTCCGCCGATTGATGAATGTAAAGAATTACTGAACTTCGGTCAAACGAATGAAGTGTTGGAGTCTCTTAAGCTTGCGGTATATTCACCGATGAGCTATATTCGTTCGGAGCATAAGGCATATTATCGTGAAAAGTATCAGACGGTACGCGGTGATCGAGTGCTCTTTTATCATGAAAGCCGTGAGCTCATTACGGCCAAGCTTCATCGGTTCAACTTGTTTAAGCGACTTGAGAGCTCGGTCTTTTCATTCGGCGAAACGATCAGACGCTTGATTTCCCGAATTGATGGCTATATCGATGTAATCTCTCGTCATGAGTCTGGAGACGTTTCACTTGAAGGAGAGGAAGTTCTGGACGATGGCACCACGCTTGATTACAAGTATGAAATTAAAGTGGAACATCTCCTCACTGCTGACTTCTTGGAGGATTTGTTTTACGACAAAAGCATTTTGGATCGGCTATATGATGATGTAATGACCGTCTTGAATAACCGCAGGGATGCGAAGTTGAAGGAGCTTGAGACGATTATATCCAATAAGATCATAACGACGCCGTTTAATCCAGGTAATCGCAAGATACTAATCTTCTCAGCCTTTGCTGATACAGCCAACTACTTGTATGACTCTATCGCGAAGGAATGTTCTAAACATGGCGTCAATGTAGCTTGCGTCACGGGTTCAGGCAATCCAAGATCGACGGTCAAAGGGTTGGCGGAATTCAACCAAGTCCTTAGCCATTTCTCGCCTCGTTCGAAAATGGGGCAAGAGTTGCCGCATGAACAACAAATCGATGTACTTATTGGTACGGACTGCATTTCCGAAGGCCAAAACTTGCAGGATTGTGATTGTGTAATTAACTTTGATATTCAGTGGAATCCTGTCGTTCTTATTCAACGTTTCGGACGGGTGGATCGGATCGGCAGTAAGAATCAGCAGATCGCAATGATCAATTTCTTCCCTGCTGTAGAGTTGAATGATTACTTGCAACTTGAACAGCGGGTTAAGGGCAAGATGCTGGGGGTCAATCTAACATCTACTGGAGATGAGGACCTGTTATCTCCTGAGATGAATGATTTCATGTTCAGAAAGAAACAGCTCGAACGGCTGCAAGAAGAAGTAGTCGATATGGATGATTTGAATGACAATATCTCCTTGACCGACTTGAACATGAACGATTACTTGTACGAGTTAGCAGGATATATTAAGGAGCATCCTGAGATCAAACAAGTACCGAAAGGGATCTATTCTTTGGTGGATGGCGGTACGAAGGGTACGCTCTTTTGCTTTAAGCATCAATCGGATACGTCCAAGCCCAATAACGAAAGCTCACTGTATCCCTATTACATCATGTATATGACAGAAGCGGGCGAAGTCCACTTTGGTAATGCCAATGCCAGGGAGGCACTGAAAGAATTCAGAAGACTTGCCTACGACAAGAGCGCTCCTATTGCGGATTTGTTTAACAAATTCAACAAAGAGACACGAAATGCTGAGAATATGTCGAAGTACTCCACCCTGCTGAATAAGGCAATAAAGGCGATTCAGGGCGAAGAGGATAAAAACGCACAGATATCCATATTCGACTTCAGCGGTTATAACAACGAGTTTGCGAATTCAAGCAGTGATGATTTCGAATTAATTTCATTCCTGGTTGTGGAATAG
- a CDS encoding DUF4391 domain-containing protein, producing MLGLPSEYAIDKSIQVSTFMTSDLLPKEKKRFKESVESIKLAFQIAGESIPSLINDQYDCQAILFFDVQLKTLKDASFVCDSMQKLVKPLCVIRCYDVKGMQTYSFAHKRLNLQDRTQVVIEDSILSAISSSQLTDDTVTLMNDFAAFEKIRNKANKMTFYIELMTKAYIISHLLVWSRSKEMLASKAWYNVSDAHLIFDYYKRIIQLQKEKKAAMIISNQSKYNSELKNIFNQLSQFITQ from the coding sequence ATGCTAGGCTTACCCAGCGAGTATGCGATAGACAAGAGTATTCAAGTGAGCACCTTTATGACTTCTGATTTGTTGCCTAAGGAAAAGAAGCGTTTCAAGGAAAGCGTGGAGAGTATTAAGCTGGCATTTCAGATTGCTGGCGAGTCGATCCCATCGCTGATTAATGACCAATATGATTGCCAAGCTATACTCTTTTTTGATGTTCAATTGAAGACGTTGAAGGATGCCTCATTCGTATGCGATAGCATGCAAAAGCTCGTAAAGCCGTTATGTGTGATTAGATGTTACGATGTAAAGGGAATGCAGACGTATTCCTTTGCACATAAAAGACTCAACCTTCAGGATCGTACACAGGTTGTTATCGAGGATTCAATCTTATCCGCGATTAGTTCATCGCAGCTAACAGATGATACGGTCACGCTTATGAATGACTTTGCAGCCTTCGAGAAGATAAGGAACAAGGCAAACAAAATGACCTTTTATATTGAGCTAATGACGAAGGCATACATTATATCTCATTTACTGGTGTGGTCTAGGAGTAAGGAAATGCTTGCTTCGAAAGCTTGGTATAATGTTTCCGATGCTCATCTTATCTTCGATTACTATAAGCGTATCATTCAGCTCCAAAAGGAAAAGAAGGCAGCCATGATAATCTCTAACCAATCAAAATACAATAGCGAGTTAAAGAACATATTTAATCAGTTATCCCAATTCATAACCCAATAA
- a CDS encoding site-specific DNA-methyltransferase produces MEYTKVSKEIFDPIKMNKAKFEEVFSEQLAELFPSSVKDGVVDFACLLAHLGQYIDSEERYELNWAGKVDSMRIANSDIVGKTLKYIPEDSKDPELTENTYIEGDNLEVLKLLRNSYYNKIKMIYIDPPYNTGNDFVYKDDFSISSKENEKAEGDVDEDNNRLIANQRSNGKYHSNWLSMIYPRLRIAKDLLSEDGVIFISIDDNEVVNLRKVCDSVFGEENFFAQVIVQSNKRGQTYKQISKTHEYLLIYTKNPDVEINELEKSGETDDLNQEDNIGRFNTRELRNRNPKFGKFNRPNLHYPIYVNGRVVDKDGFSPISLVRDNNYSIEVLPINSTGGDSCWRWGKALLESNINSDTLSSNVVAKRKNDGGYNIYEKYRKSTFKPKSIWQETDFITEKGTVELGKLGLSKFFDFPKPTALIKQIVQIGTDKDSIVLDFFSGSATTAEAVMRVNAEDGGNRKYIMVQLDEKFDSSSEAFGNGYKTICDVGKERIRRAGIALRDEFQKAELDTGFRVFKLSNTNIRWFSEAIKSDILDYDMTMTDKDKLDFNPGFTDLDVVYEILLRHRDIQLSTNVEQLSDIGNRTYIFADTVVVCLEEMISEEMINKIAAIEPMPTKIIFRDSAFSDDISLKENTMSRLEAQMRRNSGLEKRAYRVEFI; encoded by the coding sequence GTGGAATATACTAAAGTATCCAAAGAGATATTCGATCCGATCAAGATGAACAAAGCAAAGTTCGAAGAGGTGTTCAGTGAACAATTAGCTGAACTATTTCCTTCTTCCGTGAAAGACGGAGTTGTAGATTTCGCCTGTTTGCTGGCGCATTTAGGGCAGTACATTGATTCGGAAGAACGCTACGAGCTCAACTGGGCTGGTAAAGTTGATTCAATGCGCATCGCCAATAGCGATATTGTTGGTAAAACCCTTAAGTATATACCTGAAGACAGTAAAGACCCTGAATTAACTGAAAATACCTATATAGAAGGCGACAACCTTGAAGTATTAAAGTTATTACGAAATAGCTACTATAACAAGATCAAAATGATTTACATTGACCCCCCATACAATACGGGGAATGACTTTGTTTACAAAGATGACTTCTCAATTAGTTCAAAAGAGAATGAGAAGGCTGAAGGTGATGTTGATGAGGATAATAACAGGCTAATTGCAAATCAGCGGAGTAATGGTAAATATCACTCTAACTGGTTAAGTATGATATACCCGCGGCTTAGAATTGCTAAGGATTTATTGTCGGAAGATGGAGTTATTTTTATTAGCATTGACGACAACGAAGTGGTAAACCTTAGGAAAGTTTGTGACAGTGTATTTGGTGAGGAAAACTTCTTTGCTCAAGTTATTGTGCAATCAAACAAGCGTGGACAAACATACAAACAAATATCAAAAACTCATGAGTACTTGCTGATCTACACTAAGAATCCAGATGTAGAGATTAATGAACTTGAGAAATCTGGTGAGACTGATGATTTGAACCAAGAGGATAACATCGGAAGGTTTAATACAAGGGAGTTAAGAAATCGAAACCCTAAATTTGGTAAATTCAATAGACCGAATCTCCACTATCCTATATACGTGAATGGTAGAGTTGTTGATAAAGATGGCTTCTCTCCCATCTCATTAGTTAGAGACAATAACTATAGTATAGAGGTGCTCCCTATTAACTCAACGGGGGGAGACAGTTGTTGGCGTTGGGGTAAGGCATTGTTAGAAAGTAATATTAACAGCGACACCTTATCCAGTAACGTAGTGGCAAAACGGAAGAATGATGGTGGTTATAACATTTATGAAAAATATAGAAAGAGCACATTTAAACCTAAGTCCATCTGGCAAGAGACGGATTTTATTACTGAAAAGGGTACAGTAGAATTAGGTAAGTTGGGACTATCTAAGTTTTTTGATTTCCCGAAACCAACGGCTTTAATTAAACAAATAGTCCAAATTGGTACGGATAAAGATAGTATTGTATTAGATTTCTTTTCTGGCTCAGCTACCACAGCAGAAGCTGTTATGAGAGTAAATGCTGAAGACGGTGGAAATCGCAAATACATTATGGTCCAATTAGATGAAAAGTTTGATAGCAGTTCTGAAGCCTTTGGTAATGGATATAAGACGATCTGTGACGTTGGAAAAGAAAGGATTAGAAGAGCAGGAATCGCTCTCAGAGATGAGTTCCAAAAAGCTGAATTGGATACTGGCTTTCGAGTATTCAAATTATCCAATACAAACATACGTTGGTTCAGTGAAGCGATCAAGTCGGACATTCTCGATTATGACATGACAATGACAGATAAGGACAAGCTGGACTTTAACCCTGGTTTCACAGACCTTGATGTTGTCTACGAAATCTTGCTGCGTCATAGAGACATCCAGCTCTCCACAAATGTTGAGCAGCTTTCAGATATCGGAAATAGAACATACATCTTTGCCGATACAGTAGTTGTATGTCTGGAAGAGATGATCTCCGAGGAAATGATCAATAAGATTGCGGCCATAGAACCGATGCCGACCAAAATAATCTTCCGAGATAGTGCTTTTAGTGATGACATCTCTCTAAAGGAGAACACAATGAGCCGCTTGGAAGCGCAAATGCGGAGAAATAGCGGACTTGAAAAACGGGCGTATCGAGTCGAATTCATTTAA
- a CDS encoding DEAD/DEAH box helicase family protein codes for MTKRIAFQFEDGLGYQKEAIESVVSLFNGVNRQEESAIYRNITRVRQLTEGDPVRNPQIVTGTRLLNNLREVQLRNMLFPDNQLDNNNFTIEMETGTGKTYVYLRTILELNKCYGFTKFMIVVPTIAIRKGVEKSIEMLREHFMALYDGLDLKNHAFVYSSNPKEISTKFVETRELSIVVMNIQAFNKETNKLRDKDEYGQVLWDDIKHINPIVIIDEPQKIEGAAKKKSASLEAIEMLSPLFILRYSATHKRLYNQVYKLDSYDAYQNNLVKKIEVKTVHGTISKEYPYVRYVEFTKDLHAKIEIFHVEQGGPIRTKTFNVRRGANLHELSGSLEQYRNMIVQEDPHQLKKLKIGTGDNIIELGIGDNNSDISESDIIRIQIRLAIRSHLEKQLKILRQGYNIKILTLFFIDAVHKFRDSKATDGRGEYLRIFDEEYAAIIEDSTWNQLFAEFPALFKHYRDILKVREGYFAVDKNKQTVEVENWEALLDEQKLKQKSQEDVDRGIELILEKKDELISFDEPLAFIFSHSALREGWDNPNVFTLCTLKRGGSEIAKKQEIGRGLRLPVDTNGNRCTNAEINELTIIANDYYDHFAAALQNDFNDQAGFNKDEVTADIIHKALKHAGIPAEKVTAELVDTFKNELLQNKFINEKNQLTKNAKDIRNIEFKDETLKEHSEMIKEKFVEQMIAKGTKKIPVKNGDEAPVDNGQHSFMSEDSFVQLLKELSTRMSKRTMYQVKIDHQAFIDSCVSELNDLLRYKKIRNEYEVETGKATFNDQQKFMLAEAIQQYEHQDLSIQWQKKSDFEIVNYIMYHTLLPRLAIYKIVSKLDRKVLLSNQDILDIATQRIKSKLKEYKALGITEYHTIDGYVFSDKTIFEADSIDQTMLDDAANYIYKTNPSNRRAMYKYYKLDSKGEKTFAEQLDADPNVLLFTKIKKGGFVIDTPYGEYSPDWAVLYRGDNNTAKLYFIIETKIDKEDKDLTTVEKRKIKCGELHFKAVSNDVDFHWANSYTDFKNKIGR; via the coding sequence GTGACTAAGCGAATTGCCTTTCAATTTGAAGACGGACTTGGCTATCAGAAGGAAGCTATAGAATCAGTCGTGAGCCTTTTCAATGGCGTTAACCGACAAGAAGAAAGTGCAATCTATCGAAATATTACTCGTGTCAGACAACTCACAGAGGGCGATCCTGTAAGGAACCCCCAGATCGTTACTGGTACGAGATTACTTAATAATCTACGTGAAGTACAGCTTCGGAATATGTTGTTTCCCGACAACCAGCTGGACAATAACAACTTCACAATTGAGATGGAGACTGGTACAGGAAAAACATATGTCTATCTGAGAACGATTCTTGAGCTTAATAAGTGCTATGGATTCACTAAGTTCATGATTGTTGTTCCGACAATCGCAATTCGCAAAGGCGTTGAGAAAAGCATCGAAATGCTACGAGAGCATTTCATGGCACTGTACGACGGACTGGACTTAAAGAACCATGCATTTGTGTATAGTTCCAATCCCAAAGAAATTAGTACAAAATTTGTTGAAACCAGAGAATTAAGCATTGTTGTCATGAATATTCAAGCTTTCAATAAGGAAACCAATAAGTTGCGTGATAAGGATGAATACGGTCAAGTATTATGGGATGATATCAAACATATTAACCCCATCGTTATCATTGATGAACCGCAAAAAATCGAAGGGGCGGCAAAAAAGAAGAGTGCTTCATTGGAAGCTATCGAGATGTTGAGTCCTTTGTTTATTTTACGGTATTCGGCAACACATAAGCGGCTGTACAATCAGGTATATAAATTAGATTCCTATGATGCCTATCAGAACAATCTGGTTAAGAAGATTGAAGTAAAGACGGTGCACGGCACGATCTCCAAGGAATATCCATACGTACGGTATGTAGAGTTCACGAAGGACCTTCATGCCAAGATCGAGATATTCCATGTCGAGCAAGGCGGACCGATACGCACAAAGACTTTCAACGTACGCCGCGGCGCGAACCTACATGAGCTTTCTGGTTCTCTGGAGCAGTATCGGAACATGATTGTTCAAGAAGACCCACATCAATTGAAGAAGCTAAAGATTGGTACAGGCGACAACATTATCGAGCTTGGCATAGGAGATAACAACTCTGACATCAGTGAGAGCGACATTATTCGTATCCAGATTCGTCTTGCAATCCGCTCACATCTTGAAAAGCAGCTTAAGATTCTAAGACAGGGATATAACATCAAGATACTGACTCTGTTCTTTATTGACGCTGTTCATAAGTTCAGAGATAGTAAGGCTACGGACGGACGCGGGGAATACCTGCGTATCTTTGACGAGGAGTATGCTGCGATCATTGAGGATTCCACCTGGAACCAGTTGTTTGCTGAATTCCCTGCGCTTTTCAAGCACTATAGAGATATCTTGAAAGTACGTGAAGGGTACTTTGCTGTCGATAAGAACAAGCAGACTGTTGAAGTGGAGAACTGGGAAGCTCTTCTTGATGAACAGAAGCTAAAGCAGAAGTCGCAAGAAGATGTGGATCGCGGTATCGAGCTTATCCTGGAGAAGAAGGACGAGCTCATTTCGTTTGATGAACCGTTGGCATTCATTTTTTCTCATTCCGCTCTGCGTGAAGGCTGGGATAATCCCAATGTATTTACGCTTTGTACGCTTAAACGCGGCGGTTCTGAGATTGCAAAGAAGCAGGAGATTGGCCGAGGGCTCAGACTGCCTGTAGACACAAATGGAAATCGCTGTACGAACGCAGAAATCAACGAATTAACCATTATTGCCAATGACTACTATGATCACTTTGCCGCAGCTCTACAGAATGATTTCAACGATCAGGCGGGCTTCAACAAGGATGAAGTGACAGCAGACATTATCCATAAGGCTTTGAAGCATGCGGGGATTCCAGCTGAGAAAGTTACTGCTGAATTGGTGGATACATTCAAGAACGAACTTCTTCAGAATAAGTTCATCAATGAGAAGAACCAACTCACGAAGAACGCCAAAGATATTCGAAACATTGAATTTAAGGATGAAACCTTAAAAGAACATAGCGAAATGATCAAAGAGAAGTTCGTTGAACAAATGATCGCTAAAGGTACGAAGAAGATACCAGTGAAGAATGGTGACGAGGCGCCTGTTGATAATGGTCAGCATAGCTTCATGTCTGAGGATTCCTTTGTACAGCTGCTCAAAGAGTTAAGTACGCGTATGAGTAAGCGTACCATGTATCAAGTTAAGATCGATCATCAGGCATTCATTGATTCGTGTGTTAGCGAACTGAATGATCTGTTGAGGTATAAGAAGATACGAAACGAATACGAGGTTGAGACAGGCAAAGCGACCTTTAATGATCAGCAGAAGTTTATGCTTGCCGAAGCCATTCAACAGTATGAGCACCAGGACTTGAGTATACAATGGCAGAAGAAGAGTGACTTCGAGATTGTCAATTACATTATGTATCATACTCTCCTGCCCCGTCTGGCTATCTATAAAATCGTATCAAAGCTGGACAGGAAGGTTCTTCTGAGCAACCAGGACATCTTAGACATCGCGACTCAACGTATCAAATCAAAGCTAAAGGAATATAAGGCACTCGGTATAACGGAATATCACACTATTGATGGTTATGTATTTAGTGATAAGACGATCTTTGAAGCAGACTCGATTGATCAGACAATGCTTGATGACGCGGCAAACTACATCTACAAGACGAATCCAAGTAACCGTAGAGCCATGTACAAGTATTATAAACTGGATAGCAAGGGCGAGAAGACGTTTGCGGAGCAGTTGGATGCTGATCCAAATGTGTTACTGTTTACGAAGATCAAGAAGGGCGGGTTCGTGATCGACACGCCATATGGTGAATATTCACCTGACTGGGCCGTACTGTATCGTGGAGATAACAACACCGCGAAGCTTTACTTCATCATTGAAACAAAGATCGACAAGGAAGATAAAGACTTGACAACAGTGGAGAAGCGGAAAATAAAATGCGGAGAGCTGCACTTCAAGGCAGTATCAAATGATGTAGATTTCCACTGGGCGAACAGCTACACCGATTTTAAGAACAAGATTGGCAGATAG
- a CDS encoding DUF6022 family protein → MTVKPVFRYDMTIGEISEVGNQYIRSVWKTLYDSMHEQLTIAFREIEDAAYGLYLDQLMPALFVALEEAGFESTVPLMEDDFVIGKCLLFRNSLENWGTEENRSRIFWNVIRNNQSHQPIGTLLTEIPHSHLKFEIPAAPVLYSLQECERKQIAQGIRQIKG, encoded by the coding sequence ATGACAGTAAAACCAGTATTCCGTTACGACATGACAATCGGGGAGATTAGCGAGGTAGGCAATCAGTATATCAGGTCCGTATGGAAGACATTATACGATTCAATGCACGAGCAGTTAACGATTGCATTTCGTGAAATTGAGGATGCTGCCTATGGGTTATATTTGGACCAGTTGATGCCAGCACTATTTGTTGCCCTTGAGGAAGCAGGTTTCGAATCAACAGTACCTCTCATGGAAGATGACTTTGTAATTGGGAAATGTCTGCTATTTCGTAACTCTCTAGAAAATTGGGGAACCGAGGAAAATAGGTCCAGGATTTTCTGGAATGTTATACGCAATAATCAAAGTCATCAACCCATTGGAACATTATTAACGGAAATTCCTCATTCTCATCTGAAGTTTGAGATTCCTGCGGCACCTGTACTTTATTCGTTGCAAGAATGTGAGAGGAAACAGATTGCGCAAGGAATTCGTCAGATCAAAGGATAG
- a CDS encoding MerR family transcriptional regulator: protein MGFRPKKLAGKYKMSANTLRNYEVKGLIPPAERSSNGYRMYSEQHEDFLACIQAMSPAFGMEVTTKVLHCLQRNEIDDALWTIREREVLLYRKKASLDQLVIELKSIGEGHQACDFSQRLSIHEVSSRTGTPKSTIRYWEQSGLFSTQRNPDNGYRLYSEADLLKIRMIQLMQNCVYSEEAVNLKMSIALLEMQNIEHAMKLADCIRVYLNNTIKLQMQALCYLYRLIQALGFSKTIETQHR from the coding sequence ATGGGCTTTCGGCCAAAAAAACTGGCAGGAAAATATAAGATGAGCGCCAACACATTGCGCAACTACGAAGTGAAGGGATTAATTCCCCCAGCGGAACGATCCTCAAATGGATACCGGATGTATTCGGAACAGCATGAAGACTTTCTGGCATGTATTCAGGCTATGTCCCCCGCATTCGGGATGGAAGTGACGACCAAGGTATTACATTGTCTTCAGAGAAATGAAATAGACGACGCATTGTGGACCATTAGGGAAAGGGAGGTCCTGCTTTATCGGAAAAAAGCAAGTTTGGACCAACTGGTAATCGAATTGAAATCGATTGGCGAAGGTCATCAAGCCTGTGACTTTTCCCAACGGCTTAGCATTCACGAGGTCTCCAGCCGGACTGGCACTCCTAAATCAACAATTCGTTACTGGGAGCAAAGCGGCCTCTTCTCTACTCAGCGGAATCCTGATAATGGGTACCGTCTATATAGTGAAGCAGATCTTTTGAAAATCAGGATGATTCAGCTGATGCAGAATTGTGTTTATTCTGAGGAAGCTGTGAACTTAAAGATGTCGATTGCGCTATTAGAAATGCAGAACATCGAGCATGCCATGAAGCTTGCAGACTGCATCCGGGTTTATCTAAATAATACGATCAAACTCCAGATGCAGGCTCTCTGCTATCTATATCGCTTAATTCAAGCGTTAGGCTTTTCGAAAACAATCGAGACTCAACATAGGTAA